The following are from one region of the Sandaracinus amylolyticus genome:
- a CDS encoding LolA family protein, producing the protein MKTRSIVLGWMGAALALPLVGCPGGVCPAVRFEDPATAIASYQQSREPLRVMRAEARVDRRDEEGRIRGTVMMFLERPDRVRFDAMTQMGPAAILTSDGTTFELTDLREDRFYVGPTCPSNIERLLGIPLAGDEVALLLTGQTPRIEATRSEMRCDGGTYHVTLHGSDGRTQTLALEVRPEDREQPPDQQQMRLRESRVNAANGALEWRVSWDDYRAVQDPSGGAAVTMPFRIQFEQPSRGIDTLVRFESIDLNAEVPADAFVQEARPGLQVETVQCE; encoded by the coding sequence GTGAAGACACGCTCCATCGTGCTCGGGTGGATGGGGGCCGCGCTCGCGCTCCCGCTCGTGGGATGCCCCGGTGGCGTCTGCCCCGCGGTGCGCTTCGAGGATCCAGCGACCGCCATCGCCTCGTATCAGCAGTCGCGCGAGCCGCTGCGCGTGATGCGGGCCGAGGCGCGCGTCGATCGTCGCGACGAGGAGGGACGCATCCGCGGCACCGTGATGATGTTCCTCGAGCGCCCCGATCGCGTGCGCTTCGATGCGATGACGCAGATGGGCCCGGCCGCGATCCTCACGAGCGACGGGACCACGTTCGAGCTCACCGATCTGCGCGAGGATCGCTTCTACGTGGGCCCGACGTGCCCCTCGAACATCGAGCGCCTCCTGGGGATCCCGCTCGCGGGCGACGAGGTCGCGCTGCTGCTCACGGGCCAGACCCCGCGGATCGAGGCGACCCGATCCGAGATGCGCTGCGATGGCGGCACCTACCACGTGACGCTGCACGGGAGCGACGGGCGCACGCAGACCCTCGCGCTCGAGGTGCGCCCCGAGGATCGCGAGCAGCCGCCGGACCAGCAGCAGATGCGCCTGCGCGAGTCGCGGGTGAACGCGGCGAACGGCGCGCTCGAGTGGCGCGTGAGCTGGGACGACTACCGCGCGGTGCAGGACCCGAGCGGCGGCGCCGCGGTGACGATGCCGTTCCGCATCCAGTTCGAGCAGCCCTCGCGCGGCATCGACACGCTGGTGCGCTTCGAGTCGATCGATCTGAACGCGGAGGTGCCGGCCGATGCGTTCGTGCAGGAGGCCCGCCCGGGCTTGCAGGTCGAGACGGTCCAGTGCGAATGA
- a CDS encoding ABC transporter ATP-binding protein, whose product MAEPLLVVEDLVTVFETDEGPLRAVDGVSFEVPKGGTLALVGESGCGKSVTSLSIMGLVPEPGHVASGRILFGGRDLAKMDERALRALRGRRISMIFQDPSSSLNPVYTVGRQIEETLRAHLGMSARAARARAIELLAKVGIPAPAERVDAYPHQLSGGMRQRVMIAIALACEPELLIADEPTTALDVTIQAQILELLGTLQRETGTSVILITHDLGVVAELADEVVVMYAGRVVERAERSALFASPRHPYTRGLLRSVPSNAAVSRAARLPTIRGVVPDLRALPAGCRFQDRCEHAAPACREADPALVALTMGAAPGALTSHRVACVRSSELASGGLAAQSQETGVV is encoded by the coding sequence ATGGCCGAACCGCTCCTCGTCGTCGAGGACCTCGTGACGGTGTTCGAGACCGACGAGGGCCCGCTGCGCGCGGTCGACGGCGTCTCGTTCGAAGTGCCGAAGGGCGGCACGCTCGCGCTGGTCGGCGAGAGCGGCTGCGGCAAGAGCGTGACGTCGCTCTCGATCATGGGGCTCGTGCCCGAGCCGGGGCACGTCGCGAGCGGGCGCATCCTCTTCGGCGGGCGCGATCTCGCGAAGATGGACGAGCGCGCGCTGCGCGCGCTGCGCGGCCGGCGCATCTCGATGATCTTCCAGGATCCCTCGAGCTCGCTGAACCCGGTGTACACGGTGGGCCGGCAGATCGAGGAGACGCTGCGCGCGCACCTCGGGATGAGCGCGAGGGCCGCGCGGGCCCGCGCGATCGAGCTGCTCGCGAAGGTCGGCATCCCCGCGCCCGCCGAGCGCGTCGATGCGTACCCGCACCAGCTCTCGGGCGGCATGCGGCAGCGCGTGATGATCGCGATCGCGCTCGCGTGCGAGCCCGAGCTCTTGATCGCCGACGAGCCGACGACCGCGCTCGACGTGACGATCCAGGCGCAGATCCTCGAGCTCCTGGGCACGCTGCAGCGCGAGACCGGCACCAGCGTGATCCTGATCACCCACGACCTCGGCGTGGTCGCGGAGCTCGCCGACGAGGTGGTCGTGATGTACGCGGGGCGCGTCGTGGAGCGCGCCGAGCGGAGCGCGCTCTTCGCGTCGCCGCGTCATCCGTACACGCGCGGCCTCTTGCGCAGCGTCCCGTCGAACGCCGCGGTGTCGCGCGCGGCGCGCCTTCCCACGATCCGCGGCGTGGTGCCCGATCTGCGCGCGCTGCCCGCGGGGTGTCGCTTCCAGGATCGCTGCGAGCACGCAGCGCCCGCGTGTCGCGAAGCGGATCCCGCGCTCGTCGCGCTCACGATGGGCGCCGCCCCGGGCGCGCTCACGAGCCATCGGGTGGCGTGCGTGCGCTCGAGCGAGCTCGCGTCGGGTGGGCTCGCCGCGCAGTCGCAGGAGACCGGCGTTGTCTGA
- a CDS encoding ABC transporter ATP-binding protein, with protein MSEIAAESTQRAPLVAVERLTKHFAQRRGLFDRGSRVVRAVDGVDLEVGPRETLGLVGESGCGKSTLGRLVLRLIEPTSGHIRFEGREITTLSHDQMRPLRRRMQIVFQDPYGALDPRLTIQSAIGEALRVHGLARDVHEERGRVAELLEKVGLRADHMRRYPHEFSGGQRQRIVIARALAVDPRFVVADEPVSALDVSIQAQIVNLLKDLQDELGLSYLFVAHDLAVVRWMSHRVAVMYLGRIVEIASSEAIWETPKHPYTKALLSAVPTLDPESRRARIVLEGDVPSPLAPPSGCHFHPRCPIAKKGLCDVRDPALEEKRPGHRVACHLAE; from the coding sequence TTGTCTGAGATCGCCGCCGAGAGCACGCAGCGCGCGCCGCTGGTCGCGGTCGAGCGCCTGACCAAGCACTTCGCGCAGCGACGCGGGCTCTTCGATCGCGGCTCGCGCGTGGTGCGTGCGGTCGACGGAGTCGATCTCGAGGTCGGGCCGCGCGAGACGCTCGGGCTCGTGGGCGAGTCGGGCTGCGGCAAGAGCACGCTCGGCCGCCTGGTGCTGCGGCTGATCGAGCCGACGTCGGGCCACATCCGCTTCGAGGGCCGCGAGATCACGACGCTCTCGCACGATCAGATGCGCCCGCTGCGGCGGCGCATGCAGATCGTGTTTCAGGATCCGTACGGGGCGCTCGATCCGCGCCTCACGATCCAGAGCGCGATCGGCGAGGCGCTGCGCGTGCACGGCCTCGCGCGCGACGTGCACGAAGAGCGCGGCCGGGTCGCGGAGCTGCTCGAGAAGGTCGGCCTCCGCGCCGATCACATGCGCCGCTATCCCCACGAATTCTCGGGCGGTCAGCGCCAGCGCATCGTCATCGCGCGCGCGCTCGCGGTCGATCCGCGCTTCGTCGTCGCCGACGAGCCGGTGAGCGCGCTCGACGTCTCGATCCAGGCGCAGATCGTCAACCTGCTGAAGGACCTGCAGGACGAGCTCGGGCTCTCGTACCTGTTCGTCGCGCACGACCTCGCGGTCGTGCGCTGGATGAGCCATCGCGTCGCCGTGATGTACCTCGGGCGCATCGTCGAGATCGCGTCGTCGGAGGCGATCTGGGAGACGCCGAAGCACCCCTACACCAAGGCGCTGCTGAGCGCGGTGCCCACGCTCGATCCCGAGTCGCGCCGCGCGCGCATCGTGCTCGAGGGCGACGTGCCGAGCCCGCTCGCGCCGCCCTCGGGGTGTCACTTCCATCCGCGCTGCCCGATCGCGAAGAAGGGGCTCTGCGACGTCCGCGATCCCGCGCTCGAGGAGAAGCGTCCGGGGCATCGCGTCGCGTGCCACCTCGCGGAGTGA
- a CDS encoding response regulator gives MLVAVIDEDPWAVRSVNGVLRDVGFRTLGFSSPLAALEILVPRRFDVVITEHRMKELSGAQLSSLARERMGDERPGFVLLTRSLVSVEGNERALFDACLAKPFQVMDLVAAIEESVSARPRKSARPRPATGARWLHGTPKGKTAS, from the coding sequence GTGCTCGTCGCCGTGATCGACGAGGACCCGTGGGCGGTGCGGAGCGTGAACGGCGTGTTGCGTGACGTCGGCTTCCGTACGCTCGGCTTCAGCTCGCCGCTCGCTGCGCTGGAGATCCTCGTGCCGCGACGCTTCGACGTCGTCATCACCGAGCACCGCATGAAGGAGCTCTCGGGCGCGCAGCTGAGCTCGCTCGCGCGCGAGCGCATGGGCGACGAGCGCCCGGGCTTCGTGCTCCTCACGCGGTCGCTGGTGTCGGTGGAAGGCAACGAGCGCGCGCTCTTCGACGCCTGCCTCGCGAAGCCCTTCCAGGTGATGGATCTGGTCGCCGCGATCGAGGAGTCGGTGAGCGCGCGGCCGCGGAAGTCCGCGCGCCCGAGGCCCGCGACCGGTGCACGCTGGCTGCACGGCACCCCGAAGGGCAAGACCGCGAGCTGA
- a CDS encoding alpha/beta fold hydrolase: MSGCGYLLRSPSRPVPALHYHWGSAEARASCLLVLLPGFFDDPDAFEREGVVDQVHRARPTCDVVAMSLHLYDYRDESVVDRVHEDVVLEARRRGYRQVWLVGISMGALAAVLTAREHPEDIDGLVLVSPYLGTPGFAARFERELARHGGLVAWARATPDRPCRISRVLHDPRPVWRWLAGYGSHPERMPPLWLAFGRDDRFAVAQRLLAGEVAPDHRIVVEGRHDWATWRRITQDVVAELPLELASDDVGAREVLPRGQLARTPAGNDW, from the coding sequence ATGTCGGGCTGCGGGTACCTCCTGCGCTCGCCCTCGCGTCCGGTGCCCGCGCTGCACTACCACTGGGGCAGCGCCGAGGCGCGGGCGTCGTGCCTGCTCGTGCTGCTGCCGGGGTTCTTCGACGATCCCGATGCGTTCGAGCGAGAGGGTGTCGTCGATCAGGTCCATCGCGCGAGACCGACCTGCGACGTCGTCGCGATGTCGCTGCATCTCTACGACTACCGCGACGAGTCGGTCGTCGATCGCGTGCACGAAGACGTGGTGCTCGAAGCGCGACGTCGCGGGTACCGGCAGGTGTGGCTCGTCGGGATCTCGATGGGCGCGCTCGCGGCCGTGCTCACCGCGCGCGAGCATCCCGAGGACATCGACGGTCTCGTGCTCGTCTCTCCGTACCTCGGCACGCCCGGGTTCGCGGCGCGCTTCGAGCGCGAGCTCGCGAGGCACGGTGGCCTGGTCGCGTGGGCACGTGCGACACCGGATCGCCCCTGTCGCATCTCGCGAGTGCTCCACGATCCGCGACCGGTCTGGCGATGGCTCGCCGGCTACGGCTCGCACCCCGAGCGCATGCCGCCGCTCTGGCTCGCGTTCGGCCGCGACGATCGGTTCGCGGTCGCGCAGCGCCTGCTCGCGGGCGAGGTCGCTCCCGATCACCGGATCGTCGTCGAGGGAAGGCACGACTGGGCGACGTGGCGGCGCATCACCCAGGACGTCGTCGCCGAGCTCCCGCTCGAGCTCGCGAGCGACGACGTCGGCGCGCGCGAGGTGCTGCCGCGAGGACAGCTCGCGCGCACGCCGGCCGGCAACGATTGGTGA
- a CDS encoding tetratricopeptide repeat protein translates to MPHPKRVVAMCTIVLATITAWEVPAHAQDGDATRLFEEGVALREAGDSAGAVERLRRAHALDPGDRTAYNLAAALVDRGDLVEAQRLLRRVVARQRDLLVADAARELLSRIEERIASVQLRIASIQPTHALYVDGAATDAGAGAREISLDPGRHRLEVRDDRGVVLARSEVELREGERRAVVLHPVAPAPTSSAARDGANGARDQHGVLTTQVESGGDDAWIWLGVGAGIAAAVAIGVVIAVLALGGQGGGTPQPGDLPPVIVRGRDG, encoded by the coding sequence ATGCCGCACCCGAAGCGAGTCGTCGCGATGTGCACGATCGTCCTCGCGACGATCACCGCGTGGGAGGTCCCAGCGCACGCCCAGGACGGCGACGCGACGCGTCTCTTCGAGGAGGGCGTCGCGCTGCGCGAGGCGGGTGACAGCGCGGGCGCGGTCGAACGATTGCGTCGCGCGCACGCGCTCGATCCCGGCGATCGCACTGCGTACAACCTCGCTGCGGCCCTCGTCGATCGCGGCGATCTCGTCGAGGCGCAGCGCCTCCTGCGCCGCGTCGTGGCGAGGCAGCGCGACCTCCTCGTCGCCGACGCCGCGCGCGAGCTGCTCTCGCGCATCGAGGAGCGGATCGCGTCGGTGCAGCTGCGCATCGCGAGCATCCAGCCGACGCACGCCCTCTACGTCGACGGCGCGGCCACCGATGCCGGCGCGGGCGCGCGCGAGATCTCGCTCGATCCGGGGCGCCACCGGCTCGAGGTACGCGACGATCGCGGCGTGGTGCTCGCGCGCAGCGAGGTCGAGCTGCGCGAGGGAGAGCGACGCGCGGTGGTGCTGCATCCGGTCGCGCCGGCGCCCACGTCGTCGGCGGCGCGTGACGGCGCGAACGGCGCGCGGGATCAACACGGCGTGCTCACCACCCAGGTCGAGTCGGGCGGCGACGACGCGTGGATCTGGCTCGGCGTCGGCGCGGGGATCGCCGCGGCCGTCGCGATCGGCGTCGTGATCGCGGTGCTCGCGCTCGGCGGGCAGGGTGGGGGCACGCCGCAGCCGGGCGATCTGCCGCCCGTGATCGTGCGAGGTCGCGATGGCTGA
- a CDS encoding tetratricopeptide repeat protein — MEQAETASEEIARSDEGSLVASGERPTADAPDRDARPSWQEVPASPAPRVSHDQEPIVPGTVLAGRFRVGRALGRGGHGTVYQAEHVSLGYPVAVKVLHAGFGLDARRRARFRREALLGARLRHRNVVSILDAGELEDGAPFLVMEHVDGADLESVIERSRLDAAATIEIGVQLLAGLTALGERGVIHRDIKPSNVMLQRCVDGYVEVKLLDFGISKAMRSEIALETLTADDCVLGTPQYMPPEQVRGEALDVRADLYSVGCVLYECLVGEPPFDADTPGGVLARVLTERAKPVREVRPDVPAVLAVVIDRALARDAGDRWRHPAEMSEALRGAAQELGLALGIDAWSGVQRDASPLLGTMPIALVQRASSPPPRAAAPRPAPITGTSAAWARFGLAPARSHARRWRRVIAGAVAMPVALGIAAATWGGDAGSSAPAAEIRTAAAAPRAGEMAPSKPAHAPLVAAEAPPEEPALEAPVAAEPDVEEEMEEAPERGRERGRSRRHRDVDVAALETRALQAFVAGREREALGVYERATELAPDRASAWRGFGLAAAAVGDRGTASRALRRYLDLAPGSRDRVIIEQRLALLAH, encoded by the coding sequence ATGGAGCAGGCGGAGACCGCATCGGAGGAGATCGCACGGTCGGACGAGGGCTCGCTCGTCGCGTCCGGCGAGCGCCCGACCGCGGACGCACCCGATCGAGATGCACGGCCGTCGTGGCAGGAGGTGCCGGCATCGCCGGCTCCACGCGTCTCGCACGATCAGGAGCCCATCGTGCCCGGCACCGTGCTCGCGGGTCGCTTCCGCGTGGGTCGCGCGCTCGGGCGTGGCGGCCACGGCACCGTCTACCAGGCGGAGCACGTCTCGCTCGGCTATCCGGTCGCGGTGAAGGTGCTGCACGCGGGCTTCGGGCTCGACGCGCGCCGGCGCGCGCGCTTCCGCCGCGAGGCGCTGCTCGGGGCGCGGCTTCGTCACCGCAACGTCGTCTCGATCCTCGACGCGGGCGAGCTCGAGGACGGCGCGCCGTTCCTCGTGATGGAGCACGTCGACGGCGCGGACCTCGAGAGCGTGATCGAGCGCTCGCGCCTCGATGCCGCCGCGACGATCGAGATCGGCGTGCAGCTCCTCGCGGGGCTCACCGCGCTCGGCGAGCGCGGCGTGATCCACCGCGACATCAAGCCGAGCAACGTGATGCTGCAGCGCTGCGTCGACGGCTACGTCGAGGTGAAGCTGCTCGACTTCGGCATCTCGAAGGCGATGCGCAGCGAGATCGCGCTCGAGACGCTCACCGCGGACGACTGCGTGCTCGGCACGCCGCAGTACATGCCGCCCGAGCAGGTGCGCGGAGAGGCGCTCGACGTGCGCGCCGATCTCTACTCGGTCGGCTGCGTGCTCTACGAGTGCCTCGTCGGCGAGCCACCGTTCGACGCGGACACGCCGGGGGGCGTGCTCGCGCGCGTGCTCACCGAGCGCGCCAAGCCGGTGCGCGAGGTGCGCCCCGACGTGCCCGCGGTGCTCGCGGTGGTGATCGATCGCGCGCTCGCGCGCGATGCCGGCGACCGCTGGCGTCATCCCGCGGAGATGTCCGAGGCGCTGCGCGGTGCGGCGCAGGAGCTCGGCCTCGCGCTCGGCATCGACGCGTGGAGCGGCGTGCAGCGCGATGCCTCGCCGCTGCTCGGCACGATGCCGATCGCGCTCGTGCAGCGCGCGTCCTCGCCGCCTCCGCGGGCCGCCGCGCCGCGCCCCGCGCCGATCACCGGCACCTCCGCGGCATGGGCGCGCTTCGGGCTCGCGCCGGCGCGCTCGCATGCGCGTCGCTGGCGTCGCGTGATCGCGGGTGCCGTCGCGATGCCGGTCGCGCTCGGGATCGCCGCGGCGACGTGGGGCGGCGACGCAGGGAGCAGCGCGCCCGCGGCCGAGATCCGCACGGCTGCGGCCGCGCCGCGCGCGGGCGAGATGGCACCGAGCAAGCCCGCGCACGCGCCGCTCGTCGCGGCCGAGGCGCCTCCCGAGGAGCCCGCGCTCGAGGCGCCGGTCGCGGCCGAGCCCGACGTGGAAGAGGAGATGGAGGAGGCACCCGAGCGCGGTCGCGAGCGAGGACGTTCGCGCCGGCACCGCGACGTCGACGTCGCCGCGCTGGAGACCCGCGCGCTGCAGGCGTTCGTCGCGGGCCGCGAGCGCGAAGCGCTCGGCGTGTACGAGCGTGCGACCGAGCTCGCCCCCGATCGCGCGAGCGCGTGGCGCGGCTTCGGCCTCGCGGCGGCGGCGGTCGGTGATCGCGGCACCGCATCGCGCGCGCTGCGTCGCTACCTCGATCTCGCGCCCGGCTCGCGCGATCGCGTGATCATCGAGCAGCGCCTCGCGCTGCTCGCGCACTGA
- a CDS encoding serine/threonine-protein kinase, translated as MLAPTLRLSSQPEQIGPYRVIAPLGTGGMASVYRAERIGEQGFRKVVALKRMHPRFRQDTRLEARFVAEARTNARLVHPNLVQVLDFGTVATPEGGERYLAMELVEGITLAQLLTRLGELRDRMPVAHALAIVSQCAAALDYVHRRTDDAGQPLGIVHRDVSPQNVLLSWDGEVKVSDFGLAKSADHEMMTTIGTRLGKIAYMSPEQLDGVWVDARTDVWALGTVLWECLAQRRMVPGDVLQAAMMIKAGVFEAPSRIRPDVPAEIDDVVARALRPNADSRLASARELARITRTALHRMEPGFGAEDLAELLASCFPER; from the coding sequence ATGCTCGCTCCCACGTTGCGGCTCTCGAGCCAGCCCGAGCAGATCGGCCCGTACCGCGTGATCGCCCCGCTCGGCACCGGCGGGATGGCGTCGGTGTACCGTGCCGAGCGCATCGGTGAGCAGGGCTTCCGCAAGGTCGTCGCGCTCAAGCGCATGCACCCGCGCTTCCGCCAGGACACGCGGCTCGAGGCGCGCTTCGTCGCGGAGGCGCGGACCAACGCGCGGCTGGTGCACCCGAACCTCGTGCAGGTGCTCGACTTCGGCACCGTCGCGACGCCCGAGGGCGGCGAGCGCTACCTCGCGATGGAGCTCGTCGAGGGCATCACGCTCGCGCAGCTGCTGACGCGCCTCGGCGAGCTGCGCGATCGCATGCCGGTCGCGCACGCCCTCGCGATCGTCTCGCAGTGCGCGGCCGCGCTCGACTACGTGCATCGGCGCACCGACGACGCGGGCCAGCCGCTCGGGATCGTGCATCGCGACGTGTCCCCGCAGAACGTCCTGCTCTCGTGGGACGGCGAGGTGAAGGTCAGCGACTTCGGCCTCGCGAAGAGCGCCGATCACGAGATGATGACGACGATCGGCACGCGCCTCGGGAAGATCGCGTACATGTCGCCCGAGCAGCTCGACGGCGTGTGGGTCGACGCGCGCACCGACGTCTGGGCGCTCGGCACCGTGCTCTGGGAGTGCCTCGCGCAGCGGCGGATGGTGCCCGGCGACGTGCTGCAGGCCGCGATGATGATCAAGGCCGGCGTGTTCGAGGCGCCCTCGCGCATCCGGCCCGACGTGCCCGCGGAGATCGACGACGTGGTCGCGCGCGCGCTGCGGCCCAACGCGGACTCCCGGCTCGCGAGCGCGCGCGAGCTCGCGCGGATCACGCGCACCGCGCTCCACCGCATGGAGCCCGGGTTCGGCGCGGAGGATCTCGCCGAGCTCCTCGCGTCGTGTTTTCCCGAGCGCTGA
- a CDS encoding AAA family ATPase, which translates to MYTDVRAINEMVQRESAFVEPILHEVRKVIVGQDEMIERILIGLLTGGHVLLEGVPGLAKTLTVKTVCDTISAHFQRIQFTPDMLPADVVGTVIYNQQKGEFTAKRGPIFANLVLADEINRAPAKVQSALLEAMQEQQVTIGDTTFPLDQPFMVMATQNPVEQEGTYPLPEAQVDRFMLHVKVGYPTRDEEKKIMSRMAQAALGPKRKRGEPAVNDPLAVAAVATPEQVLRAREVIGHIIVDEKINDYIVDVVIATREPKKAGLKDLVGMIAHGASPRASIALNLAARAHAFVRHRGYVTPEDVKAVGPDVLRHRIILTYEAEAEELTSEQVVRRIFDTVEVP; encoded by the coding sequence ATGTACACCGACGTCCGAGCGATCAACGAGATGGTCCAGCGCGAGAGCGCGTTCGTCGAACCGATCCTGCACGAGGTCAGGAAGGTCATCGTCGGGCAGGACGAGATGATCGAGCGGATCCTGATCGGGCTGCTCACCGGCGGTCACGTGCTGCTCGAGGGCGTCCCCGGCCTGGCCAAGACGCTGACCGTCAAGACGGTCTGCGACACGATCAGCGCGCACTTCCAGCGCATCCAGTTCACGCCCGACATGCTGCCCGCCGACGTCGTCGGCACCGTCATCTACAACCAGCAGAAGGGCGAGTTCACCGCGAAGCGGGGCCCGATCTTCGCGAACCTCGTGCTCGCGGACGAGATCAACCGCGCCCCCGCGAAGGTGCAGAGCGCGCTGCTCGAGGCGATGCAGGAGCAGCAGGTCACGATCGGCGACACGACGTTCCCGCTCGATCAGCCGTTCATGGTCATGGCGACCCAGAACCCGGTGGAGCAGGAGGGCACGTACCCGCTCCCCGAGGCGCAGGTCGATCGCTTCATGCTCCACGTGAAGGTCGGCTATCCGACGCGCGACGAGGAGAAGAAGATCATGTCGCGCATGGCGCAGGCGGCGCTGGGGCCGAAGCGCAAGCGCGGGGAGCCCGCGGTGAACGATCCGCTCGCGGTCGCGGCGGTGGCGACGCCCGAGCAGGTGCTCCGGGCGCGCGAGGTGATCGGCCACATCATCGTGGACGAGAAGATCAACGACTACATCGTCGACGTCGTGATCGCGACGCGCGAGCCGAAGAAGGCGGGGCTCAAGGATCTGGTCGGGATGATCGCGCACGGCGCCTCGCCGCGCGCGTCGATCGCGCTGAACCTCGCGGCGCGTGCCCACGCGTTCGTGCGGCACCGCGGCTACGTGACGCCCGAGGACGTGAAGGCGGTCGGCCCCGACGTGCTGCGCCACCGCATCATCCTCACCTACGAGGCGGAGGCCGAGGAGCTCACGAGCGAGCAGGTCGTGCGCCGCATCTTCGACACCGTCGAAGTTCCTTGA
- a CDS encoding DUF58 domain-containing protein translates to MIPRELIKKLRTIEIRTSRLANEQLAGGYHSVFKGRGMAFSEVRQYQPGDDVRFIDWNVSARMNEVYVKVFSEEREMTVMLLVDLSESERFGSVARPKVETVAEVAALLAFSAIKNNDRVGLILFTDRVERYVPPKKGKGHVMRVVTEILNAKPKGKGTDLRVALDLLGGVQRRRAVAFLVSDLIAKDWERSLRIASARHDLIPVQVVDPREEELPDVGWALIEDLESGELLEIDTSDPGVRRAYASRVAKERAIREQLFGRLGVDHVTVRTDRPYVPALAELFRRREKRMKGYG, encoded by the coding sequence ATGATCCCTCGGGAGCTCATCAAGAAGCTGCGGACGATCGAGATCCGCACGTCCCGGCTGGCGAACGAACAGCTCGCGGGCGGCTATCACTCGGTCTTCAAGGGCCGCGGGATGGCGTTCAGCGAGGTGCGCCAGTACCAGCCGGGCGACGACGTGCGCTTCATCGACTGGAACGTCAGCGCGCGCATGAACGAGGTCTACGTCAAGGTCTTCTCCGAAGAGCGCGAGATGACCGTGATGCTCCTCGTCGATCTCTCGGAGAGCGAGCGCTTCGGGAGCGTCGCGCGGCCGAAGGTCGAGACCGTCGCCGAGGTCGCGGCGCTGCTCGCGTTCAGCGCGATCAAGAACAACGATCGCGTCGGGCTGATCCTCTTCACCGATCGCGTCGAGCGCTACGTGCCGCCCAAGAAGGGCAAGGGGCACGTGATGCGCGTGGTGACCGAGATCCTGAACGCGAAGCCGAAGGGGAAGGGCACCGATCTTCGCGTCGCGCTCGATCTGCTCGGCGGCGTGCAGCGACGTCGCGCGGTGGCGTTCCTGGTGAGCGATCTGATCGCGAAGGACTGGGAGCGCAGCCTGCGCATCGCGTCGGCGCGCCACGATCTCATCCCGGTGCAGGTGGTCGATCCGCGCGAGGAAGAGCTGCCCGACGTGGGCTGGGCGCTGATCGAGGATCTCGAGAGCGGCGAGCTGTTGGAGATCGACACCAGCGATCCCGGAGTGCGCCGGGCGTACGCGTCGCGCGTCGCGAAGGAGCGCGCGATCCGCGAGCAGCTCTTCGGTCGGCTCGGCGTGGATCACGTCACGGTGCGCACCGATCGTCCGTACGTGCCCGCGCTGGCCGAGCTCTTCCGGCGCCGCGAGAAGCGCATGAAGGGGTACGGATGA
- a CDS encoding VWA domain-containing protein — protein MKPWVRILATIGWTFAFLVPVAYVCAWAIEGHYEVPLEAGSFRFERPWAALLLVAAPLVWLARAWLHHDHAPRILLSRTGDLAKVARGGLRLWAAPALVGMRVVAVLLLVLGLMGPQSIHARDSAEIEGIDMVLTLDVSLSMQAGDIQPNRFEAMQDVVDDFIRRRPNDRMGAVVFGRDAYTLLPLTTDKEALRGMIAELELGMVDGRGTAIGNALGTALNRLRRSEAESRVVILLTDGDSNSGNVSPDQAAEFARTMGVRVYTILMGQDESARVQAGTDVFGRPLWDRGNFPINPELMQRLAERTGGESFVASDRRGLEQSFHSILDRLERSEIEDTGRVYGELFPALVVPALALMVLELLLASLWLRRWP, from the coding sequence GTGAAGCCCTGGGTCCGCATCCTCGCGACGATCGGGTGGACCTTCGCGTTCCTCGTGCCGGTCGCGTACGTCTGCGCGTGGGCGATCGAGGGGCACTACGAGGTGCCGCTCGAGGCGGGCTCGTTCCGCTTCGAGCGACCGTGGGCCGCGCTGCTCCTCGTCGCGGCGCCGCTCGTGTGGCTCGCCCGCGCGTGGCTCCATCACGACCACGCGCCGCGCATCCTGCTCTCGCGCACCGGCGATCTCGCGAAGGTCGCGCGCGGTGGGCTGCGCCTGTGGGCCGCGCCCGCGCTCGTCGGGATGCGCGTCGTCGCGGTGCTGCTGCTCGTGCTCGGGCTCATGGGGCCGCAGTCGATCCACGCGCGCGACTCCGCGGAGATCGAGGGCATCGACATGGTGCTCACGCTCGACGTCTCGCTCTCCATGCAGGCCGGCGACATCCAGCCGAACCGCTTCGAGGCGATGCAGGACGTCGTCGACGACTTCATCCGCCGTCGCCCCAACGATCGCATGGGCGCCGTCGTGTTCGGGCGCGACGCCTACACGCTGCTGCCGCTGACGACCGACAAGGAAGCGCTGCGCGGGATGATCGCGGAGCTCGAGCTCGGCATGGTCGACGGGCGCGGCACCGCGATCGGCAATGCGCTCGGCACCGCGCTCAATCGACTGCGTCGCTCCGAGGCCGAGAGCCGCGTCGTCATCCTGCTCACCGACGGCGACTCGAACAGCGGCAACGTCTCGCCCGATCAGGCGGCCGAGTTCGCGCGAACGATGGGCGTGCGCGTCTACACCATCCTGATGGGCCAGGACGAGTCGGCGCGGGTGCAGGCGGGCACCGACGTGTTCGGTCGTCCGCTCTGGGATCGCGGCAACTTCCCGATCAACCCCGAGCTCATGCAGCGCCTCGCGGAGCGCACCGGCGGCGAGTCGTTCGTCGCGTCGGATCGTCGCGGGCTCGAGCAGAGCTTCCACTCGATCCTCGATCGCCTCGAGCGCAGCGAGATCGAGGACACCGGGCGCGTCTACGGAGAGCTCTTCCCGGCGCTCGTCGTGCCCGCGCTCGCGCTGATGGTGCTCGAGCTGCTGCTCGCGTCGCTCTGGCTGCGGAGGTGGCCGTGA